In the Plasmodium gaboni strain SY75 chromosome 13, whole genome shotgun sequence genome, GAAAAAACAAACAATCAATATGAAAAAACAAACGAATTTATTAACAACGATAAAAAAGCTAGCAATGATATTGAACAGAACAAAAATAACTCAAATGAGAAATATCAAAAAGATGGTgcattaaataattttaataatgttttttcattatataataataataataataataataatgatgtGATAAATGATAGAAATACTTGTGAGAATGAAAACAAAAATGTATTCCTTCATGAAGACACATGTAAAGGAATAGACAATAAAGCATATAATCATGAGGAACAAAAATGTTTTAAGAATgatcatttatataaagacttatttgaaaataaagcagatataaatattgttaataagataaaagagaatgaagaaaaatatacatCTTATCATTACACTAATAAAGTGAAAGACAAAAGAAATGATGTTGATGAGtacattaaaaaagaaacaagTACAAACACAAGTATCTCAataaatgatgatgataataataataataataattattataatgaaaagaaaaaaagtAACGAATCAACTAGTTGTGATCTGAAAAAAGATATTGCTAGCaatgatgaaaatgagaatattataaaaaatactAATCAAACGTTTTTAAGGAGTAATAAAAGTaatgtaaaaaatttaataaaaaagtatGACACTCATAGAGAGTCTCCTAACGTTTCTTATAAAACGACGAATAgtataaaacaaaaaaggCACTTagaaaatacaaaaatagTTAATAAAACAAACGATACGTTTTTACATAATGgagataaaaaaaatgtaagTAATATTAGAAACAGAAGTAACATTAGTCATAGTAGTAGTCGTCAATGTAGTGAAAGTAACGATACGTTTAAAAGTAGATTAAAACATGTTTCTAATAATTcttatcataatataaacaatgAAAAGGAAAAGATAAAATCCAAAGGAGGTGAAAGAAATACAAGCGAAATGTTAGTTGCGAAATCAAATATAGGAAGTGATAGTCACGCATCGAATATTTCATCTGAACGACTATCTTCTAACACaacaaaaattaataatacaCATCTTAATAAGAAGAATCACAcatatatagaaaaaagtaaacacatatatggaaataaaaataccAATATAATAGTTtctaaaaataataacCTATCAGAAAATTACATGCAgaataaagaaaatgataacAGAAGTAATAGAACATCAAACAATTCAAccaaaagaaaaaattatattgGTATTTCAAATCCATcaaaaaaaagtatataaaaatttatattattcatgttttatgttataagaatatatcttatatgtatatatatatatatatatatatatatatatatatatatgtaattatatatatcatataaatcatatatatgttttatatatataatacacatatttatgttcatatttcttttttctgtatagaaaatacaaataaataaaataagaatgaAGATCATGCTGAGAGGTCAAGCTTCAATAAAATTagaacaaaataaagaaaacataaaaataaggaATGAGggaataataaaaatgagTTATATGTTTAATCAAGACATATATGATATATCCAATTAAATTACCATATGTGGCACATTTAAAAGGAAGatacatacatattaaatatattatatatatatatatatatatatatatattttattatttttatttttttttttttttgttgttcaaaatatatgtatgtatttatatatatatgtttatatatattttttttttttttttaaattttaaaaaaactttaaatataatatataataaatagGTATTATTAGAATAGTTTTTCagttttaataaaaaaaaaaaaattataaattttatacatattgataattttttagaatttataaaaataatcattAAAAGGTAATAATGTTTGTTTTGACAAAACATCTTCAAGCCATGAATCATTTAATATGGGTgtatttaaattaaatgaCGGAAAGGATATTTTGGATTTAAAAATTTGGATAgataaataattatttctttgtgtaatatgtatattatcagtatttataaatgtaaaatatGTAAGGTGTCCATTTtcaattaaaaatataatattcataaaaatatgtttatccatatattttatatcgTTTATATCTAAATCATGCATATGTAAAATATCATTAATATCATCTTCTATAATTTGTCCTTCAAAATTTTCTTTACATAATCGAACATGTATGCCTTGTTCTTTCAATCTTGAAATTCTATCTTCTGAATATCTACTTTCAACAGTATcttgtattatataaagatagTACCCCCACAGGACGTGACTTTTAAGCTACataaggaaaaaaaaaaaaaaaaaaaaaaaaaaaaaatatatatatataaaaatatcttatatatatcaatatcttatatatatcaatatcttatatatatcaatatattatatatatcaatatattatatatatcaatatcttatatatatcaatatcttatatatatcaatatattatatatataatatatccctttttgtatatctatttatatatttttatttcattatgAATCACCTGGAGAGTGTATGGCAATTTATAGAcatcatttatttttttgatgGCATGTGGAATTTCTTTATCGTTCAAGAATATAGAACCATATACATACACTTGATATATCCaataaaatgtaaataattttgtttcGATATCAAAATTTTTAGTAGGATATTTTTGATGTaaaatatcttttaaattatataaattgtttatatctatttgtagaatattatttgatatatcattatttaatactaatccaataataaaaattttaatatattcatatttcCTTATTTCGATTTCACTTAATGTAATTGcatcatttatattatttctatatttaaaaatatattttattttattatatgtattatatttttctttattttttaaaacatataaaataagtTCACGTATctctttttcttcttcacTATAAGAATTAGAATTGTTGCTATTAATAAAAACgaatatacatataattatattttcatattcattttttacaACAAATGTTTCgttaataataatatgattcTCTACAACatgtaaattattattttcatcttcaatattattcttttgATGTGTATTAATTGGTGTTGGCAAATTATTGTTTTCCTTACAATGGTCTTCACTctcattatttttttgattgctttcattattatgtgtagtattaatattattattattactatgtgtagtattattattattattttttttatttacttcatcaatattattatttacaaatGCTTTTTCTGAATCATTCAATAATGCATGATTAGAAGTCTGCCCTTGTTGCACGCCGTCGtccttattattatatgatatatcTAGTGGTTGTGAAGCTATATTTTTAGatccttttttataattcaatatattatttaatgagtttttaaaaaagttATTACATAACTTATCAACTGTATGTTCTTGTTCGATtgattttcttttatttttttttaatttcttttcgtttttgttttttaaaatttgTGTTATAAACATATGAAAATAAGAAGGTTTAAATAATGGGATATTTTTTAAGttatcctttttatttggtttcacataattatttagataatatataaatataagaGATATGAACgtatcaaaaaaaatagaattaaatataatagtATTACAATTTGAATTCTTTTCATAAAAATctaaaagaaataataatcgattttcttttaataaaatttttgtaaaattatcattatgATCATTTAGATCTTTTAGAAGTATTGGAAGTTCTTTATCATCAATAATTCTacaattattttttacattaGATATTACCATCTTATGTAGATTGTTTGAATCGTAAATGATATAACTTGATGGGCATGTTTGATATGGACCATCTACAGCAtgtgtattattattattattattaatattattattattattattattaatattattaatattaatatgtttGTCACTTGTTTTATGATTTAGACCACTATCATTAGCCTTATCATTTATACCTTTCAAAGTTTCCgttttataaatatcttttttCTCATGATAATTATCTCTATCATCCTTCTCATCATATAAAAGCAACATCATATCTTTCTTATCAGTTTGTAGGTTGTTTTCATGATAAGTTAATTGAAAAACATTTTCATAAACATTATCTTGAGAGAATGTTTCTATGTCTTTATATACATTTCCATTTAATATAgtgtatttatatacaggtatcatattatataaaaatttatgtatataagaaaaagatgatttaatattggattcaaattttttaaaattttcataaaatttattttctgtaatatttagaaaatgcaaacatttattttttctttcatcatattctaatgttatatagaaattttttatcatgTCATATGTACtcattaaatataaagcttttaagaaaagaaagaaaTTATAAGGTAACATATTACCttgtataataatacttttataatcaaaatttttatttatatctttatgaatattatcatcaaaatttatattatttttatgcATTTTAGAATAgaaaaatacaaaattacttatgatataatatattttcatatgttctttttttttattaatatattttacaatacatctataaaatttttttatatcacTCTCATTTATTTCTAGTACATTAActtcataattataattattaggtaaattcattttcttcataaAATCATTCTTCATTtctttataaatatattcatctgaatctattttcttatttaacatattaaatattttagcattcatattaatattttcatttatatcatttttatcatattcattctttatatttaaataattacaaatatcttcattttgATATATAGACATTCCTACATATTCTTCATCTTTTTGAACCAGACATAAATTAGTACATTCAGtttttatatcttcttcatttttttcttttttatttttctttcttctCTTTAACTTGCTACcattatcataattatttgtGTATTTATGtgattttttattatttggtatttcttcacatatatttatattatcattattttttaatccattattattttcattcttATCATCGTAAAAATTATCATCTTGTTCGTCCTcattcttcttttttttctttttcttttttgtctttttatttaaaataatgGTATTTACATTTTTGTCACTATCATCACCACTTTGGCTAGTCTCTACATCAGAATATTCTTCTTCACTGATATCATTACAACTGTGAGTGGTATCCATATTGCACTCTTCTAATTTTGAATTGTTATTATAGTTATTATCATGAATTGGTTTAATATCATGAATTGGTTTAATATCATGAATTGGTTTAATATCATGAATTTGTTgattattttcatttattaatacatcacaattatcatcattcccttttttcaaattattCTTACTGTCCATATTAAatgtttcatttttttcttttttttttttatctaaCCTTTTTGCATTATCTTCCTctgttttatttttaagtaaagtatctttttttatatcattattattattactattattactactattattattattattattattattactttttgtgtggattttttttttttttttattggCTAGCGAAATTTCTCCTTTCGTCAAAGGCATAAAAGAcgaattttttaatttatcaaaatgttcttttttttttttatataattcattatttttaatttcgTCATGAAATAAATctacatattttatattat is a window encoding:
- a CDS encoding translation initiation factor EIF-2B subunit- like protein, translated to MVNYDDITQTLLINKIKIKYDSKSEWNKYLKYSLRNPHSFIYPDISSRINNLNNKDLECLNSSILSEGYKLNNIERINNDYTEIDGEKYILEIEKEEEKNLNKDNELLLRKIVCLFKECMYYFMSFNEKDGQFTDNSKNTCYKRDITHNSDYELFKSLNDCIIQLHDSKKNKNQAVIMTNEFCGIFTPHYIKLTKYTDTFLNVLKEHNIKYVDLFHDEIKNNELYKKKKEHFDKLKNSSFMPLTKGEISLANKKKKKIHTKSNNNNNNNNSSNNSNNNNDIKKDTLLKNKTEEDNAKRLDKKKKEKNETFNMDSKNNLKKGNDDNCDVLINENNQQIHDIKPIHDIKPIHDIKPIHDNNYNNNSKLEECNMDTTHSCNDISEEEYSDVETSQSGDDSDKNVNTIILNKKTKKKKKKKKNEDEQDDNFYDDKNENNNGLKNNDNINICEEIPNNKKSHKYTNNYDNGSKLKRRKKNKKEKNEEDIKTECTNLCLVQKDEEYVGMSIYQNEDICNYLNIKNEYDKNDINENINMNAKIFNMLNKKIDSDEYIYKEMKNDFMKKMNLPNNYNYEVNVLEINESDIKKFYRCIVKYINKKKEHMKIYYIISNFVFFYSKMHKNNINFDDNIHKDINKNFDYKSIIIQGNMLPYNFFLFLKALYLMSTYDMIKNFYITLEYDERKNKCLHFLNITENKFYENFKKFESNIKSSFSYIHKFLYNMIPVYKYTILNGNVYKDIETFSQDNVYENVFQLTYHENNLQTDKKDMMLLLYDEKDDRDNYHEKKDIYKTETLKGINDKANDSGLNHKTSDKHININNINNNNNNNINNNNNNTHAVDGPYQTCPSSYIIYDSNNLHKMVISNVKNNCRIIDDKELPILLKDLNDHNDNFTKILLKENRLLFLLDFYEKNSNCNTIIFNSIFFDTFISLIFIYYLNNYVKPNKKDNLKNIPLFKPSYFHMFITQILKNKNEKKLKKNKRKSIEQEHTVDKLCNNFFKNSLNNILNYKKGSKNIASQPLDISYNNKDDGVQQGQTSNHALLNDSEKAFVNNNIDEVNKKNNNNNTTHSNNNNINTTHNNESNQKNNESEDHCKENNNLPTPINTHQKNNIEDENNNLHVVENHIIINETFVVKNEYENIIICIFVFINSNNSNSYSEEEKEIRELILYVLKNKEKYNTYNKIKYIFKYRNNINDAITLSEIEIRKYEYIKIFIIGLVLNNDISNNILQIDINNLYNLKDILHQKYPTKNFDIETKLFTFYWIYQVYVYGSIFLNDKEIPHAIKKINDVYKLPYTLQLKSHVLWGYYLYIIQDTVESRYSEDRISRLKEQGIHVRLCKENFEGQIIEDDINDILHMHDLDINDIKYMDKHIFMNIIFLIENGHLTYFTFINTDNIHITQRNNYLSIQIFKSKISFPSFNLNTPILNDSWLEDVLSKQTLLPFNDYFYKF